The proteins below come from a single Mesobacillus jeotgali genomic window:
- a CDS encoding molybdopterin-dependent oxidoreductase produces MVETKLSRRGFIKASAATAALASAGTVGFNEWSKNYVKAGANAVVKEIPSTCNACSSKCGMIGHIKNGRLWKLTGHPDHPYSKGKLCARGHGYATVVYSKDRLTQPLKRVGNKKFEPITWEQAYKEIAEKLNKIIKEHGPQSVALTEDPRASGKFYSPRFINALGSANYYTHHVVCSNSRDAGFLHTVGVTATSADISNAKYIMFIGRSYGDGIRPSSVQSLAAAKDNGAKIVIVDPRLNNTGNLATEWLAIRPGTDLALVLAMSHVLIKENLQDTEFIKNYTIGYEEYAKELKKYTPEWAEGITGIPADAITRIAVDMGKAKPKALIEQSWRGAFGCNYENSTETGRAVAMFNALLGNYQQKGGSIFGGKPSLGKLDKSKHPSPKEPDIPKAGSKEFPIAYPENGVATIVAKEALEGKMKAAIYYHSNAALGYGNPKVMKEALSKMDLVVAIDVQMSETAQLAHYVLPEVTYIERDEVIEGLSGKIPGIALRQQMVEKVHPETKPIHEIYTELAKACGVGQHFNFTLDELNEAMLAPTGITYKQLREKGTIMFPNEEITIGEMPKLKTPSGKVEFYSETYKAAGFMPIVEWIEPKVSPADDSFRLITGKQAIHSHTQTANIPILMQITKDYDLERIWINPVRAKALGIKDGDMVELKSSEATSKIRVKVTERIHPEAIFVPSHYGITSKDLKTGYGVGFGYMEHVPFDFEKWSGSGNIHEVIVKVRKVKG; encoded by the coding sequence ATGGTGGAAACAAAACTATCACGTCGTGGATTTATCAAAGCCTCTGCTGCTACTGCTGCTCTGGCATCTGCGGGAACAGTAGGCTTTAATGAATGGTCCAAAAATTATGTGAAAGCAGGAGCAAATGCAGTAGTGAAGGAGATTCCTAGTACATGCAATGCATGTTCAAGCAAATGCGGAATGATCGGCCACATCAAAAATGGCCGCTTATGGAAGCTGACGGGGCACCCTGACCATCCTTATTCGAAAGGAAAGCTGTGTGCGAGAGGGCATGGTTATGCTACTGTTGTTTATTCAAAAGACAGGCTGACACAGCCTTTAAAAAGGGTGGGCAACAAGAAATTTGAGCCGATCACATGGGAACAAGCTTATAAAGAAATCGCTGAAAAATTGAACAAAATCATTAAAGAACATGGTCCCCAGTCAGTCGCATTAACGGAGGACCCCCGTGCTTCAGGGAAATTTTATTCCCCTCGATTCATCAATGCCCTGGGTTCTGCCAACTATTATACGCACCATGTAGTTTGCTCGAACTCCAGGGATGCAGGTTTTCTTCATACAGTAGGGGTAACGGCTACTAGCGCAGATATCAGCAATGCAAAATATATTATGTTCATTGGCAGGAGCTATGGTGACGGCATCCGTCCTAGTTCCGTACAATCTCTGGCAGCCGCGAAGGATAACGGAGCCAAGATTGTTATTGTTGATCCTCGTTTGAACAATACCGGCAACCTGGCGACCGAATGGCTTGCGATCCGTCCTGGCACAGACCTGGCACTGGTGCTGGCGATGTCACATGTATTGATAAAAGAAAACCTTCAGGATACAGAGTTCATTAAGAACTACACAATTGGTTATGAGGAATATGCGAAGGAACTGAAAAAATACACGCCAGAATGGGCAGAAGGAATCACCGGTATACCTGCAGACGCTATCACTCGTATTGCAGTAGATATGGGCAAAGCCAAACCGAAGGCATTGATTGAGCAATCATGGAGAGGTGCTTTCGGCTGCAACTATGAAAATAGTACAGAAACCGGCCGTGCCGTAGCAATGTTCAATGCTTTACTTGGAAACTACCAGCAAAAAGGCGGAAGTATATTTGGCGGAAAACCTTCGCTGGGTAAGCTTGACAAGTCTAAACACCCGAGTCCAAAAGAACCAGATATTCCAAAGGCAGGATCCAAGGAATTCCCGATTGCCTACCCAGAAAACGGTGTAGCAACAATCGTGGCAAAAGAAGCTCTGGAAGGAAAAATGAAGGCGGCAATTTATTATCATTCCAATGCAGCACTTGGTTACGGAAATCCTAAAGTCATGAAGGAAGCACTTTCTAAAATGGATCTTGTGGTGGCAATAGATGTTCAAATGTCTGAAACTGCACAATTGGCTCACTACGTCCTTCCTGAAGTGACATATATTGAACGCGATGAAGTAATAGAAGGTTTATCAGGTAAGATTCCTGGAATCGCCCTTCGCCAGCAAATGGTGGAGAAAGTCCATCCAGAAACAAAGCCGATCCATGAGATTTATACGGAGCTCGCAAAAGCTTGCGGAGTTGGTCAGCACTTCAATTTCACACTGGATGAATTGAATGAAGCGATGCTTGCACCGACCGGTATTACGTATAAACAGCTTAGGGAAAAAGGTACAATCATGTTCCCGAATGAGGAAATTACGATCGGAGAAATGCCGAAATTAAAAACTCCATCCGGGAAAGTTGAATTTTACAGTGAAACATATAAAGCAGCTGGTTTCATGCCGATCGTCGAATGGATTGAGCCAAAGGTAAGTCCCGCAGACGATTCCTTCCGTCTGATTACGGGCAAGCAGGCGATACACAGCCATACTCAGACTGCGAATATACCAATCTTGATGCAAATTACAAAAGATTATGATTTAGAGAGAATCTGGATCAACCCTGTCCGTGCCAAAGCGCTGGGAATCAAGGATGGGGATATGGTGGAATTGAAATCCAGTGAAGCAACCAGCAAAATCCGGGTCAAAGTTACTGAAAGAATCCACCCAGAGGCGATTTTTGTCCCAAGTCATTACGGCATTACGTCTAAAGATTTGAAAACAGGATACGGTGTTGGCTTTGGATATATGGAGCATGTTCCCTTTGATTTTGAAAAATGGAGTGGATCGGGTAATATCCACGAAGTAATCGTGAAGGTTAGGAAGGTGAAGGGCTGA
- a CDS encoding 4Fe-4S dicluster domain-containing protein — MARYGMVIDTRKCVGCYACRVSCQMQNELPVEESYIKFYEKETGVFPNVKNEIIPVQCQHCEDAPCVSVCPTKATYTTDEGIVLVDADKCIGCKYCMVACHYGARTQDHNTGVVEKCRFCAELVAEGKQPACVSTCISNARIFGDLDDPNSEVSKAIVKMNAQPLRPDLGKAKIYYVR; from the coding sequence ATGGCACGCTATGGAATGGTAATAGACACACGAAAATGCGTCGGCTGCTATGCTTGCCGGGTAAGCTGCCAGATGCAGAATGAGCTTCCGGTAGAAGAGTCTTATATTAAATTTTATGAAAAGGAAACAGGGGTTTTCCCAAACGTCAAGAATGAAATCATCCCTGTACAATGCCAGCACTGTGAGGATGCCCCATGTGTTAGTGTTTGCCCGACAAAGGCAACCTATACGACGGATGAAGGCATCGTGCTAGTAGATGCAGATAAGTGTATCGGCTGCAAGTACTGTATGGTGGCATGCCATTATGGTGCGAGAACACAGGACCATAATACAGGAGTTGTTGAGAAGTGCCGTTTCTGTGCTGAGCTGGTAGCAGAAGGCAAGCAGCCGGCCTGTGTAAGCACATGTATTAGCAACGCCAGGATATTTGGTGATCTTGATGATCCAAATAGCGAAGTTTCGAAAGCAATTGTTAAAATGAATGCCCAGCCTTTAAGGCCGGACTTAGGCAAGGCAAAAATTTACTACGTGAGGTGA
- a CDS encoding molecular chaperone TorD family protein gives MIGLDNKKECANVFLVLADLYKHPTIEIWDEIKEQDLLKKLEESIKNHYNHTFSLEEVLPESYEKFQELFMTSIGSMQKQAAIPVESLYKPWTQDKTCTLPFARDKGYILGDSALHINFLLEKLKIDIPVELQGMPDHLAILLELLAYFIEHAPEHFTAEFMDDHFDWLEEFESQLSLVTEHSFYQRLTRILIETLQAHRNNYL, from the coding sequence GTGATTGGATTAGATAACAAGAAAGAGTGTGCGAATGTTTTTTTAGTCCTTGCAGATTTATATAAACATCCAACTATAGAGATCTGGGATGAGATTAAGGAACAAGATCTTCTGAAGAAGCTGGAAGAATCGATCAAGAATCATTACAATCATACTTTTTCCTTAGAGGAAGTCTTGCCTGAAAGCTATGAAAAGTTTCAAGAATTATTCATGACCTCTATTGGAAGCATGCAAAAGCAGGCTGCCATTCCGGTTGAATCTTTGTATAAACCGTGGACACAGGACAAAACTTGTACACTTCCCTTTGCACGGGACAAAGGGTATATCCTGGGTGATTCGGCGTTACATATCAATTTTCTGTTAGAAAAGCTAAAGATCGATATTCCTGTTGAATTACAGGGCATGCCGGACCACTTGGCTATCCTGCTGGAATTGCTGGCCTATTTCATAGAGCATGCTCCTGAACACTTTACAGCTGAATTTATGGATGATCATTTCGATTGGCTGGAAGAATTCGAATCGCAGCTTTCGCTGGTAACAGAGCACTCATTTTATCAGAGGTTGACAAGAATATTGATTGAGACCCTGCAGGCGCATCGAAATAATTACCTGTAG